The Cellulomonas sp. S1-8 genome has a window encoding:
- a CDS encoding F0F1 ATP synthase subunit delta, whose amino-acid sequence MRGTSRASLQAVENRFAPDVRTAGGQARRIGEELFALVDALDGSGSLRRTLADPSLDAAPKSGLVARLLDGADPRTVAIAQALVSSRWSADADLAHATERLAFVALLSSADEDSSLAQVEEELFSLTRALAGQREVRRYLLDPAYPAQARGELVDRLLGTQGSVVTRAVARRAAVAPRGRRYVTTLQHVGDVIAELRSREVATVVSASPLTPAQTARLTDLLGRALGRAVQVNVVVDPGVVGGLRVQAGPDVIDSTVLSRLADARRQLAG is encoded by the coding sequence ATGCGCGGGACGAGTCGCGCCTCGCTGCAGGCGGTGGAGAACCGGTTCGCGCCGGACGTCCGCACCGCCGGCGGTCAGGCACGCAGGATCGGCGAGGAGCTGTTCGCCCTCGTCGACGCCCTCGACGGGTCGGGGTCGCTGCGCCGCACGCTGGCGGACCCGTCGCTCGACGCCGCACCGAAGAGCGGGCTGGTCGCCCGGCTGCTCGACGGCGCGGACCCCCGCACCGTCGCGATCGCCCAGGCGCTCGTGAGCTCGCGGTGGTCGGCGGACGCCGACCTGGCGCACGCCACCGAGCGGCTCGCGTTCGTGGCCCTGCTCTCGTCCGCCGACGAGGACAGCTCGCTGGCGCAGGTGGAGGAGGAGCTGTTCTCCCTCACCCGCGCGCTCGCCGGGCAGCGCGAGGTGCGCCGGTACCTGCTGGACCCGGCGTACCCCGCGCAGGCGCGCGGGGAGCTCGTCGACCGGCTGCTCGGAACGCAGGGCTCCGTGGTCACGCGGGCGGTCGCACGCCGTGCGGCGGTCGCTCCGCGCGGTCGCCGGTACGTCACCACGCTGCAGCACGTCGGCGACGTGATCGCCGAGCTGCGCAGCCGCGAGGTGGCCACCGTCGTTTCGGCGTCGCCGCTGACCCCGGCGCAGACGGCGCGCCTCACGGACCTGCTCGGCCGCGCGCTGGGCCGGGCCGTCCAGGTCAACGTCGTCGTCGACCCCGGCGTCGTGGGTGGTCTGCGCGTGCAGGCCGGCCCCGACGTCATCGACTCGACCGTCCTCTCCCGACTCGCCGACGCCCGCCGGCAGCTCGCCGGCTGA
- the atpA gene encoding F0F1 ATP synthase subunit alpha, producing MAELTIRPEDIRSALDSFVKSYEPKGPATEEVGRVAVAGDGIAQVEGLPGAMANELLKFEDGTLGLALNLDVREIGVVVLGEFTGIEEGQEVRRTGEVLSVAVGDGYLGRVVDPLGAPIDGLGEVATDGRRALELQAPGVMARKSVHEPLQTGLKAIDSMIPIGRGQRQLIIGDRQTGKTAIAIDTIINQKANWDSGDPSKQVRCIYVAIGQKGSTIASVRSALEEAGALEYTTIVAAPASDPAGFKYLAPYTGSAIGQHWMYQGKHVLIVFDDLSKQAEAYRAVSLLLRRPPGREAYPGDVFYLHSRLLERCAKLSDELGAGSMTGLPVIETKANDVSAYIPTNVISITDGQIFLQSDLFNADQRPAVDVGISVSRVGGAAQVKAMKQVSGTLKLDLAQYRSLEAFAMFASDLDAASRAQLTRGARLMELLKQGQYSPYPVENQVASIWAGTKGKLDDVPIEDVRRFETDLLDHLRRNTDVLSTIAESGKLESATEQALSDAIDEFRLGFITFDGSPLVGSDEDEADVEVEQEQIVRQKRA from the coding sequence ATGGCTGAGCTGACGATCCGGCCGGAGGACATCCGCTCCGCGCTGGACAGCTTCGTGAAGTCGTACGAGCCGAAGGGCCCGGCGACCGAGGAGGTCGGACGGGTCGCGGTCGCCGGTGACGGCATCGCCCAGGTCGAGGGCCTGCCCGGCGCGATGGCCAACGAGCTGCTGAAGTTCGAGGACGGCACGCTGGGCCTGGCGCTGAACCTCGACGTGCGCGAGATCGGCGTCGTCGTGCTCGGTGAGTTCACCGGGATCGAGGAGGGCCAGGAGGTCCGCCGCACCGGCGAGGTCCTGTCCGTCGCCGTCGGCGACGGCTACCTCGGTCGCGTCGTCGACCCGCTCGGCGCCCCGATCGACGGGCTGGGCGAGGTGGCCACGGACGGCCGCCGCGCGCTCGAGCTGCAGGCCCCGGGCGTCATGGCCCGCAAGTCGGTGCACGAGCCGCTGCAGACCGGCCTCAAGGCGATCGACTCGATGATCCCGATCGGGCGCGGGCAGCGTCAGCTCATCATCGGCGACCGCCAGACCGGCAAGACCGCGATCGCGATCGACACGATCATCAACCAGAAGGCCAACTGGGACTCCGGCGACCCGAGCAAGCAGGTCCGCTGCATCTACGTCGCCATCGGCCAGAAGGGCTCGACGATCGCGTCGGTCCGCAGCGCGCTCGAGGAGGCCGGGGCGCTCGAGTACACGACGATCGTCGCCGCCCCCGCGTCGGACCCCGCGGGCTTCAAGTACCTCGCGCCGTACACCGGCTCGGCCATCGGCCAGCACTGGATGTACCAGGGCAAGCACGTCCTCATCGTGTTCGACGACCTGTCGAAGCAGGCCGAGGCCTACCGTGCCGTGTCGCTGCTGCTGCGGCGCCCGCCGGGCCGCGAGGCGTACCCCGGTGACGTCTTCTACCTGCACTCCCGCCTGCTGGAGCGTTGCGCCAAGCTGTCCGACGAGCTCGGCGCCGGCTCGATGACGGGCCTGCCCGTCATCGAGACCAAGGCGAACGACGTCTCGGCGTACATCCCGACCAACGTCATCTCCATCACCGACGGCCAGATCTTCCTGCAGTCGGACCTCTTCAACGCCGACCAGCGCCCCGCCGTCGACGTCGGCATCTCGGTGTCCCGCGTCGGTGGTGCCGCGCAGGTCAAGGCGATGAAGCAGGTCTCGGGGACGCTGAAGCTGGACCTGGCGCAGTACCGCTCGCTCGAGGCGTTCGCGATGTTCGCGTCCGACCTCGACGCCGCGTCGCGCGCCCAGCTGACGCGTGGTGCGCGCCTGATGGAGCTGCTCAAGCAGGGCCAGTACTCGCCGTACCCGGTCGAGAACCAGGTCGCGTCGATCTGGGCCGGCACCAAGGGCAAGCTCGACGACGTCCCGATCGAGGACGTCCGTCGCTTCGAGACCGACCTGCTGGACCACCTGCGCCGCAACACCGACGTCCTGTCGACGATCGCGGAGTCGGGCAAGCTCGAGTCCGCGACCGAGCAGGCGCTGTCCGACGCGATCGACGAGTTCCGTCTGGGCTTCATCACGTTCGACGGCAGCCCGCTCGTGGGCAGCGACGAGGACGAGGCGGACGTCGAGGTCGAGCAGGAGCAGATCGTCCGACAGAAGCGGGCCTGA
- a CDS encoding F0F1 ATP synthase subunit B → MSTAAVSAAVVTAAGEEPAGIQLLLPAGYDILWSSVVLVVIAVAFYKYVLPKFQAVLDERTAKIEGGLAKAETAQAEAAAQLEEYQQLLADARSEAARIREDARAEGGQILTESRTRAQEEAARIVETAQRQIDAERQQAAVSLRADVGTLATQLASKIVGESLEDEARRSRVVDRFLDDLETSTTTSAGKGN, encoded by the coding sequence GTGAGCACCGCCGCGGTCTCCGCGGCCGTCGTGACGGCCGCGGGGGAAGAGCCCGCGGGGATCCAGCTGCTCCTCCCCGCCGGCTACGACATCCTGTGGTCGTCCGTCGTCCTGGTCGTCATCGCCGTCGCGTTCTACAAGTACGTGCTGCCGAAGTTCCAGGCGGTGCTCGACGAGCGCACGGCGAAGATCGAGGGCGGCCTGGCCAAGGCCGAGACGGCCCAGGCCGAGGCGGCCGCGCAGCTCGAGGAGTACCAGCAGCTGCTCGCCGACGCCCGCTCCGAGGCGGCCCGCATCCGTGAGGACGCGCGCGCCGAGGGCGGTCAGATCCTCACGGAGTCGCGCACGCGCGCCCAGGAGGAGGCGGCCCGCATCGTCGAGACGGCCCAGCGCCAGATCGACGCCGAGCGCCAGCAGGCCGCGGTCTCGCTGCGCGCCGACGTCGGCACGCTCGCGACGCAGCTCGCGTCGAAGATCGTGGGCGAGTCGCTCGAGGACGAGGCACGGCGCTCGCGCGTCGTCGACCGCTTCCTCGACGACCTCGAGACCAGCACCACCACGAGCGCAGGCAAGGGGAACTGA
- the atpD gene encoding F0F1 ATP synthase subunit beta, which yields MTATTVDPTAANAGTPGVGRVARVIGPVVDIEFPPDQIPEIYNALEVEIDLSTQGEGEATGGFTMTLEVEQHLGDSLVRAVALKPTDGLVRGAQVRDTGQPISVPVGDVTKGHVFNVIGEVLNLAPGEKLEITERWPIHRKPPAFDQLESKTTMFETGIKVIDLLTPYVQGGKIGLFGGAGVGKTVLIQEMIQRVAQDHGGVSVFAGVGERTREGNDLIVEMEEAGVFDKTALVFGQMDEPPGTRLRVALSALTMAEYFRDVQKQDVLLFIDNIFRFTQAGSEVSTLLGRMPSAVGYQPNLADEMGQLQERITSTRGHSITSLQAIYVPADDYTDPAPATTFAHLDATTELSREIASRGLYPAVDPLSSTSRILDPRYVGQEHYDVATQVKSILQRNKELQDIIAILGVDELSEEDKTIVARARRIQQFLSQNTYMAEKFTGVVGSTVPVTETVEAFKKIAEGEFDHMAEQAFFNIGGLEDLERNWARIQKEYGV from the coding sequence ATGACCGCCACCACCGTCGACCCGACGGCCGCGAACGCCGGCACGCCCGGCGTCGGCCGGGTCGCGCGGGTCATCGGGCCCGTCGTGGACATCGAGTTCCCGCCGGACCAGATCCCGGAGATCTACAACGCGCTCGAGGTCGAGATCGACCTCTCGACGCAGGGCGAGGGTGAGGCCACCGGTGGCTTCACGATGACGCTCGAGGTCGAGCAGCACCTGGGCGACTCGCTCGTCCGTGCGGTCGCGCTGAAGCCGACCGACGGACTGGTCCGTGGCGCGCAGGTGCGCGACACGGGTCAGCCGATCTCGGTGCCCGTCGGCGACGTGACCAAGGGCCACGTCTTCAACGTCATCGGTGAGGTGCTCAACCTCGCCCCCGGCGAGAAGCTCGAGATCACCGAGCGCTGGCCGATCCACCGCAAGCCCCCGGCCTTCGACCAGCTCGAGTCGAAGACGACGATGTTCGAGACCGGCATCAAGGTCATCGACCTGCTCACGCCGTACGTGCAGGGCGGGAAGATCGGCCTGTTCGGCGGCGCGGGCGTCGGCAAGACCGTCCTGATCCAGGAGATGATCCAGCGCGTCGCGCAGGACCACGGCGGTGTGTCGGTGTTCGCCGGTGTCGGTGAGCGCACGCGTGAGGGCAACGACCTCATCGTCGAGATGGAGGAGGCGGGGGTCTTCGACAAGACCGCCCTCGTCTTCGGCCAGATGGACGAGCCGCCGGGCACGCGTCTGCGCGTCGCCCTGTCGGCGCTGACGATGGCGGAGTACTTCCGCGACGTGCAGAAGCAGGACGTGCTGCTGTTCATCGACAACATCTTCCGCTTCACGCAGGCCGGTTCCGAGGTCTCGACGCTGCTCGGCCGCATGCCGTCCGCGGTCGGCTACCAGCCGAACCTCGCGGACGAGATGGGTCAGCTGCAGGAGCGCATCACCTCGACGCGCGGGCACTCGATCACGTCGCTGCAGGCCATCTACGTGCCCGCCGACGACTACACCGACCCCGCGCCGGCGACGACCTTCGCGCACCTCGACGCGACGACCGAGCTCAGCCGTGAGATCGCGTCGCGCGGCCTGTACCCGGCCGTCGACCCGCTCTCCTCGACGAGCCGCATCCTCGACCCCCGGTACGTGGGCCAGGAGCACTACGACGTCGCGACGCAGGTCAAGTCGATCCTGCAGCGCAACAAGGAGCTCCAGGACATCATCGCGATCCTCGGTGTCGACGAGCTGTCGGAGGAGGACAAGACGATCGTGGCGCGTGCGCGCCGCATCCAGCAGTTCCTCTCCCAGAACACGTACATGGCCGAGAAGTTCACCGGCGTCGTCGGCTCGACGGTGCCCGTCACCGAGACGGTCGAGGCGTTCAAGAAGATCGCCGAGGGCGAGTTCGACCACATGGCGGAGCAGGCGTTCTTCAACATCGGTGGCCTCGAGGACCTCGAGCGCAACTGGGCCCGCATCCAGAAGGAGTACGGCGTCTGA
- a CDS encoding F0F1 ATP synthase subunit epsilon codes for MAQLEVDIVAADGKVWSGAARLVSAPAADGDIGILAGHTPILSVLRPGAVRVVPAGGGASLSWQVDGGFLSVDSDQVTVVVDSVSGSADAAATGH; via the coding sequence GTGGCACAGCTCGAGGTCGACATCGTCGCAGCGGACGGCAAGGTCTGGTCCGGCGCGGCGCGTCTGGTGTCGGCTCCCGCCGCCGACGGTGACATCGGCATCCTCGCGGGGCACACACCGATCCTGTCGGTGCTGCGGCCCGGCGCGGTGCGCGTCGTCCCGGCCGGCGGCGGCGCGTCGCTCTCGTGGCAGGTCGACGGCGGTTTCCTGTCGGTCGACTCGGACCAGGTCACGGTGGTGGTCGACTCCGTCTCCGGGTCGGCCGACGCCGCCGCGACCGGGCACTGA
- a CDS encoding F0F1 ATP synthase subunit gamma: protein MAGQQRVYKARIKSTQSLKKMFRAQELIAASRIGKARGRVTMATPYSRAITRAVSAVATHSDVSHPFLVERDDTKRVAVLLIASDRGMAGAYSASVIRETERLIKRLESEGKEIALYVAGRRAVAYYTFRQRELAGAWTGFSDAPTPEVADEIADALLAAFRAPADEGGVREVHVVFTQFVNMVTQRARVIRMLPLEVVEGVEPAGEHDALPLYEFEPSPEEVLDDLLPRYVRTRIYANLLQAAASELAARQRAMHTATENAEDLIRMYTRLANQARQGEITQEISEIVSGADALASA, encoded by the coding sequence ATGGCGGGTCAGCAGCGGGTCTACAAGGCGCGGATCAAGAGCACGCAGTCGCTCAAGAAGATGTTCCGCGCGCAGGAGCTCATCGCGGCGTCGCGCATCGGCAAGGCGCGCGGCCGGGTGACGATGGCGACCCCGTACTCACGGGCGATCACGCGTGCCGTGTCGGCCGTCGCGACGCACTCCGACGTGTCGCACCCGTTCCTCGTGGAGCGGGACGACACGAAGCGCGTCGCGGTCCTGCTGATCGCGTCGGACCGCGGCATGGCGGGCGCCTACTCGGCGAGCGTCATCCGGGAGACCGAACGCCTCATCAAGCGGCTGGAGTCCGAGGGCAAGGAGATCGCCCTCTACGTCGCCGGCCGTCGCGCGGTGGCTTACTACACGTTCCGCCAGCGCGAGCTCGCGGGTGCGTGGACGGGTTTCTCGGACGCCCCGACGCCCGAGGTCGCCGACGAGATCGCCGACGCGCTGCTGGCCGCGTTCCGCGCGCCGGCCGACGAGGGCGGCGTGCGCGAGGTGCACGTCGTGTTCACGCAGTTCGTCAACATGGTCACGCAGCGCGCCCGGGTGATCCGGATGCTCCCTCTCGAGGTCGTCGAGGGCGTGGAACCGGCGGGCGAGCACGACGCCCTCCCGCTCTACGAGTTCGAGCCGAGCCCGGAGGAGGTCCTGGACGACCTGCTGCCGCGGTACGTGCGCACGCGCATCTACGCGAACCTGCTCCAGGCCGCGGCCTCCGAGCTGGCTGCGCGTCAGCGGGCCATGCACACGGCCACCGAGAACGCCGAGGACCTGATCCGCATGTACACGCGGCTGGCCAACCAGGCGCGCCAGGGCGAGATCACCCAGGAGATCAGCGAGATCGTGTCGGGTGCCGACGCCCTCGCGTCCGCCTGA
- a CDS encoding DUF2550 family protein, with the protein MSGAVLVAVVVASLVVVVGATGCLWLSRTRTLARRVGAFSCVLCEDVASSSDRGVAQYGAVTLYWWRRMSVMPRPARTWSRSSIVVLERIVLPPVPGRPQAVVARCRVVPSGGGPEREIRLQMSQDAYAGFTSWLEATPARVGKVI; encoded by the coding sequence GTGAGCGGTGCGGTGCTGGTCGCCGTCGTCGTGGCGTCGCTCGTCGTCGTCGTCGGCGCCACGGGCTGCCTGTGGCTGTCCCGCACACGCACGCTGGCGCGGCGGGTCGGCGCGTTCTCGTGCGTGCTGTGCGAGGACGTGGCGTCGTCGTCGGACCGCGGCGTCGCCCAGTACGGGGCGGTGACCCTGTACTGGTGGCGGCGGATGTCGGTGATGCCGCGGCCGGCGCGCACGTGGAGCCGCAGCAGCATCGTCGTCCTCGAGCGCATCGTGCTGCCGCCCGTCCCGGGTCGCCCGCAGGCCGTGGTGGCGCGCTGCCGCGTGGTGCCGTCGGGCGGCGGCCCGGAGCGGGAGATCCGGCTGCAGATGTCGCAGGACGCGTACGCCGGGTTCACGTCGTGGCTCGAGGCGACACCGGCGAGGGTCGGCAAGGTCATCTGA